Proteins encoded by one window of Rhodamnia argentea isolate NSW1041297 chromosome 6, ASM2092103v1, whole genome shotgun sequence:
- the LOC115756972 gene encoding cysteine--tRNA ligase 2, cytoplasmic isoform X1 yields MLKWTRAHRIAAKFIRYASEQPLRLISKTLPSLEVGSCWTCYPVTIEALWSASDRKSERDSRRCLAMANKKELRVYNSMTQQKEVFRPAGEGKVGMYVCGVTAYDFSHLGHGRAAVAFDVLYRYLLHLGYEVIYVRNFTDVDDKIIRRANETGENPLDLSNRFCQEYLTDMADLQCLPPTHQPRVSDHMEQIKDMITQIIDNDCGYVVDGDVFFAVDKISNYGCLSGQKLENQRAGERVAVDSRKRNPADFALWKAAKPGEPSWESSWGLGRPGWHIECSAMSAHYLSFKFDIHGGGIDLIFPHHENEIAQSRAACQESCVSHWMHNGHVTNNNEKMSKSLGNFFTIRQITERYHPLALRHFLISAHYRSPLNYSVLQLESASEAVYYIYQTLQDCEDTLSSFREATPSEGTEPKGKTVRVLPDADKCIKGLRKDFHDKMVDDLNTSHVLTGAFQDALKFINNHTNALKKKQQKQRQSAIIQSLSEIEKEVKDVLDILGLLPPLTSSEILQQLKGKALIRADLTEEQLSCLIEERSSARREKDFAKTDRIRADLTAKGIALMDVGTETIWRPCVPVEQEEKLPS; encoded by the exons ATGCTCAAATGGACCCGCGCGCACAGGATCGCTGCTAAATTCATTCGTTACGCGAGCGAGCAGCCTCTCCGAC TAATTAGCAAAACCCTACCTTCGCTAGAAGTCGGCAGCTGCTGGACTTGTTATCCTGTTACGATTGAAGCTCTCTGGTCAGCGAGCGATCGGAAATCAGAGAGAGATTCGAGGAGGTGCTTGGCGATGGCCAACAAGAAGGAGCTGAGGGTGTACAATTCAATGACGCAACAGAAGGAGGTGTTCAGGCCGGCGGGGGAAGGCAAGGTGGGCATGTACGTGTGCGGCGTCACCGCCTACGATTTCAGCCACCTCGGCCACGGCCGCGCCGCTGTCGCATTTGACGTCCTCTACAG ATACCTCCTCCACTTGGGCTATGAAGTTATCTATGTTCGCAATTTTACAGATGTTGATGACAAG ATTATTCGTCGGGCAAATGAGACCGGGGAGAACCCCTTGGATTTAAGTAACCGCTTTTGCCAAGAGTATTTAACTGACATGGCCGATCTGCAGTGCCTCCCCCCAACCCACCAGCCACGCGTTTCTGATCACATGGAACAGATTAAGGACATGATAACCCAG ATCATTGACAATGATTGTGGTTATGTGGTGGATGGAGATGTGTTCTTTGCTGTGGATAAGATCTCAAATTATGGCTGCTTATCGGGGCAGAAGCTAGAAAATCAAAGAGCAGGTGAACGTGTTGCAGTGGACTCTAGAAAGCGCAATCCTGCTGATTTCGCATTATGGAAG GCTGCAAAGCCTGGGGAGCCAAGTTGGGAGAGCTCGTGGGGTCTTGGCAGACCAGGGTGGCATATAGAGTGCAGTGCAATGAGTGCTCATTATCTGTCTTTCAAATTTGATATCCATGGTGGTGGAATTGACTTGATCTTTCCCCATCACGAGAATGAAATAGCCCAGAGTCGTGCTGCATGCCAAGAGAGCTGTGTGAGTCATTGGATGCATAATGGGCATGTGACCAACAACAATgagaaaatgtcaaaatcacTGGGTAACTTTTTCACGATCCGTCAG ATTACAGAGCGATACCATCCACTGGCTTTGAGACACTTCTTGATAAGTGCACACTATAGATCTCCTCTCAACTATTCAGTCTTACAGTTGGAGAGTGCATCAGAGGCTGTCTATTATATATATCAG ACATTACAAGACTGTGAAGATACTCTATCGTCATTCAGAGAGGCAACTCCCAGCGAGGGTACAGAACCAAAAGGCAAAACAGTCCGGGTTCTTCCTGATGCTGATAAATGCATCAAAGGCTTGCGGAAGGATTTTCATGACAAAATGGTCGATGACTTGAACACTTCACATGTGCTGACAGGTGCATTTCAGGATGCCTTGAAGTTCATAAACAATCACACGAATGCTCTTAAG AAGAAGCAACAGAAGCAACGACAATCAGCAATAATTCAATCCCTTAGTGAGATAGAGAAAGAAGTAAAGGATGTTTTAGATATTCTGGGTTTGCTGCCCCCTCTCACTTCTTCTGAG ATTCTGCAGCAGTTGAAAGGCAAGGCATTGATCAGGGCTGATTTGACAGAAGAGCAATTATCGTGTCTGATCGAGGAAAGAAGTTCGGCCAGACGAGAGAAGGATTTTGCAAAAACTGATCGAATCAGGGCCGACTTAACTGCAAAGGGGATTGCGCTCATGGATGTCGGAACGGAAACTATTTGGAGACCGTGCGTTCCTGTTGAGCAGGAGGAGAAATTGCCCAGCTGA
- the LOC115756972 gene encoding cysteine--tRNA ligase 2, cytoplasmic isoform X3, producing the protein MLKWTRAHRIAAKFIRYASEQPLRLISKTLPSLEVGSCWTCYPVTIEALWSASDRKSERDSRRCLAMANKKELRVYNSMTQQKEVFRPAGEGKVGMYVCGVTAYDFSHLGHGRAAVAFDVLYRYLLHLGYEVIYVRNFTDVDDKIIRRANETGENPLDLSNRFCQEYLTDMADLQCLPPTHQPRVSDHMEQIKDMITQIIDNDCGYVVDGDVFFAVDKISNYGCLSGQKLENQRAGERVAVDSRKRNPADFALWKAAKPGEPSWESSWGLGRPGWHIECSAMSAHYLSFKFDIHGGGIDLIFPHHENEIAQSRAACQESCVSHWMHNGHVTNNNEKMSKSLGNFFTIRQITERYHPLALRHFLISAHYRSPLNYSVLQLESASEAVYYIYQTLQDCEDTLSSFREATPSEGTEPKGKTVRVLPDADKCIKGLRKDFHDKMVDDLNTSHVLTDSAAVERQGIDQG; encoded by the exons ATGCTCAAATGGACCCGCGCGCACAGGATCGCTGCTAAATTCATTCGTTACGCGAGCGAGCAGCCTCTCCGAC TAATTAGCAAAACCCTACCTTCGCTAGAAGTCGGCAGCTGCTGGACTTGTTATCCTGTTACGATTGAAGCTCTCTGGTCAGCGAGCGATCGGAAATCAGAGAGAGATTCGAGGAGGTGCTTGGCGATGGCCAACAAGAAGGAGCTGAGGGTGTACAATTCAATGACGCAACAGAAGGAGGTGTTCAGGCCGGCGGGGGAAGGCAAGGTGGGCATGTACGTGTGCGGCGTCACCGCCTACGATTTCAGCCACCTCGGCCACGGCCGCGCCGCTGTCGCATTTGACGTCCTCTACAG ATACCTCCTCCACTTGGGCTATGAAGTTATCTATGTTCGCAATTTTACAGATGTTGATGACAAG ATTATTCGTCGGGCAAATGAGACCGGGGAGAACCCCTTGGATTTAAGTAACCGCTTTTGCCAAGAGTATTTAACTGACATGGCCGATCTGCAGTGCCTCCCCCCAACCCACCAGCCACGCGTTTCTGATCACATGGAACAGATTAAGGACATGATAACCCAG ATCATTGACAATGATTGTGGTTATGTGGTGGATGGAGATGTGTTCTTTGCTGTGGATAAGATCTCAAATTATGGCTGCTTATCGGGGCAGAAGCTAGAAAATCAAAGAGCAGGTGAACGTGTTGCAGTGGACTCTAGAAAGCGCAATCCTGCTGATTTCGCATTATGGAAG GCTGCAAAGCCTGGGGAGCCAAGTTGGGAGAGCTCGTGGGGTCTTGGCAGACCAGGGTGGCATATAGAGTGCAGTGCAATGAGTGCTCATTATCTGTCTTTCAAATTTGATATCCATGGTGGTGGAATTGACTTGATCTTTCCCCATCACGAGAATGAAATAGCCCAGAGTCGTGCTGCATGCCAAGAGAGCTGTGTGAGTCATTGGATGCATAATGGGCATGTGACCAACAACAATgagaaaatgtcaaaatcacTGGGTAACTTTTTCACGATCCGTCAG ATTACAGAGCGATACCATCCACTGGCTTTGAGACACTTCTTGATAAGTGCACACTATAGATCTCCTCTCAACTATTCAGTCTTACAGTTGGAGAGTGCATCAGAGGCTGTCTATTATATATATCAG ACATTACAAGACTGTGAAGATACTCTATCGTCATTCAGAGAGGCAACTCCCAGCGAGGGTACAGAACCAAAAGGCAAAACAGTCCGGGTTCTTCCTGATGCTGATAAATGCATCAAAGGCTTGCGGAAGGATTTTCATGACAAAATGGTCGATGACTTGAACACTTCACATGTGCTGACAG ATTCTGCAGCAGTTGAAAGGCAAGGCATTGATCAGGGCTGA
- the LOC115756972 gene encoding cysteine--tRNA ligase 2, cytoplasmic isoform X2, which produces MANKKELRVYNSMTQQKEVFRPAGEGKVGMYVCGVTAYDFSHLGHGRAAVAFDVLYRYLLHLGYEVIYVRNFTDVDDKIIRRANETGENPLDLSNRFCQEYLTDMADLQCLPPTHQPRVSDHMEQIKDMITQIIDNDCGYVVDGDVFFAVDKISNYGCLSGQKLENQRAGERVAVDSRKRNPADFALWKAAKPGEPSWESSWGLGRPGWHIECSAMSAHYLSFKFDIHGGGIDLIFPHHENEIAQSRAACQESCVSHWMHNGHVTNNNEKMSKSLGNFFTIRQITERYHPLALRHFLISAHYRSPLNYSVLQLESASEAVYYIYQTLQDCEDTLSSFREATPSEGTEPKGKTVRVLPDADKCIKGLRKDFHDKMVDDLNTSHVLTGAFQDALKFINNHTNALKKKQQKQRQSAIIQSLSEIEKEVKDVLDILGLLPPLTSSEILQQLKGKALIRADLTEEQLSCLIEERSSARREKDFAKTDRIRADLTAKGIALMDVGTETIWRPCVPVEQEEKLPS; this is translated from the exons ATGGCCAACAAGAAGGAGCTGAGGGTGTACAATTCAATGACGCAACAGAAGGAGGTGTTCAGGCCGGCGGGGGAAGGCAAGGTGGGCATGTACGTGTGCGGCGTCACCGCCTACGATTTCAGCCACCTCGGCCACGGCCGCGCCGCTGTCGCATTTGACGTCCTCTACAG ATACCTCCTCCACTTGGGCTATGAAGTTATCTATGTTCGCAATTTTACAGATGTTGATGACAAG ATTATTCGTCGGGCAAATGAGACCGGGGAGAACCCCTTGGATTTAAGTAACCGCTTTTGCCAAGAGTATTTAACTGACATGGCCGATCTGCAGTGCCTCCCCCCAACCCACCAGCCACGCGTTTCTGATCACATGGAACAGATTAAGGACATGATAACCCAG ATCATTGACAATGATTGTGGTTATGTGGTGGATGGAGATGTGTTCTTTGCTGTGGATAAGATCTCAAATTATGGCTGCTTATCGGGGCAGAAGCTAGAAAATCAAAGAGCAGGTGAACGTGTTGCAGTGGACTCTAGAAAGCGCAATCCTGCTGATTTCGCATTATGGAAG GCTGCAAAGCCTGGGGAGCCAAGTTGGGAGAGCTCGTGGGGTCTTGGCAGACCAGGGTGGCATATAGAGTGCAGTGCAATGAGTGCTCATTATCTGTCTTTCAAATTTGATATCCATGGTGGTGGAATTGACTTGATCTTTCCCCATCACGAGAATGAAATAGCCCAGAGTCGTGCTGCATGCCAAGAGAGCTGTGTGAGTCATTGGATGCATAATGGGCATGTGACCAACAACAATgagaaaatgtcaaaatcacTGGGTAACTTTTTCACGATCCGTCAG ATTACAGAGCGATACCATCCACTGGCTTTGAGACACTTCTTGATAAGTGCACACTATAGATCTCCTCTCAACTATTCAGTCTTACAGTTGGAGAGTGCATCAGAGGCTGTCTATTATATATATCAG ACATTACAAGACTGTGAAGATACTCTATCGTCATTCAGAGAGGCAACTCCCAGCGAGGGTACAGAACCAAAAGGCAAAACAGTCCGGGTTCTTCCTGATGCTGATAAATGCATCAAAGGCTTGCGGAAGGATTTTCATGACAAAATGGTCGATGACTTGAACACTTCACATGTGCTGACAGGTGCATTTCAGGATGCCTTGAAGTTCATAAACAATCACACGAATGCTCTTAAG AAGAAGCAACAGAAGCAACGACAATCAGCAATAATTCAATCCCTTAGTGAGATAGAGAAAGAAGTAAAGGATGTTTTAGATATTCTGGGTTTGCTGCCCCCTCTCACTTCTTCTGAG ATTCTGCAGCAGTTGAAAGGCAAGGCATTGATCAGGGCTGATTTGACAGAAGAGCAATTATCGTGTCTGATCGAGGAAAGAAGTTCGGCCAGACGAGAGAAGGATTTTGCAAAAACTGATCGAATCAGGGCCGACTTAACTGCAAAGGGGATTGCGCTCATGGATGTCGGAACGGAAACTATTTGGAGACCGTGCGTTCCTGTTGAGCAGGAGGAGAAATTGCCCAGCTGA
- the LOC115756972 gene encoding cysteine--tRNA ligase 2, cytoplasmic isoform X4 has translation MADLQCLPPTHQPRVSDHMEQIKDMITQIIDNDCGYVVDGDVFFAVDKISNYGCLSGQKLENQRAGERVAVDSRKRNPADFALWKAAKPGEPSWESSWGLGRPGWHIECSAMSAHYLSFKFDIHGGGIDLIFPHHENEIAQSRAACQESCVSHWMHNGHVTNNNEKMSKSLGNFFTIRQITERYHPLALRHFLISAHYRSPLNYSVLQLESASEAVYYIYQTLQDCEDTLSSFREATPSEGTEPKGKTVRVLPDADKCIKGLRKDFHDKMVDDLNTSHVLTGAFQDALKFINNHTNALKKKQQKQRQSAIIQSLSEIEKEVKDVLDILGLLPPLTSSEILQQLKGKALIRADLTEEQLSCLIEERSSARREKDFAKTDRIRADLTAKGIALMDVGTETIWRPCVPVEQEEKLPS, from the exons ATGGCCGATCTGCAGTGCCTCCCCCCAACCCACCAGCCACGCGTTTCTGATCACATGGAACAGATTAAGGACATGATAACCCAG ATCATTGACAATGATTGTGGTTATGTGGTGGATGGAGATGTGTTCTTTGCTGTGGATAAGATCTCAAATTATGGCTGCTTATCGGGGCAGAAGCTAGAAAATCAAAGAGCAGGTGAACGTGTTGCAGTGGACTCTAGAAAGCGCAATCCTGCTGATTTCGCATTATGGAAG GCTGCAAAGCCTGGGGAGCCAAGTTGGGAGAGCTCGTGGGGTCTTGGCAGACCAGGGTGGCATATAGAGTGCAGTGCAATGAGTGCTCATTATCTGTCTTTCAAATTTGATATCCATGGTGGTGGAATTGACTTGATCTTTCCCCATCACGAGAATGAAATAGCCCAGAGTCGTGCTGCATGCCAAGAGAGCTGTGTGAGTCATTGGATGCATAATGGGCATGTGACCAACAACAATgagaaaatgtcaaaatcacTGGGTAACTTTTTCACGATCCGTCAG ATTACAGAGCGATACCATCCACTGGCTTTGAGACACTTCTTGATAAGTGCACACTATAGATCTCCTCTCAACTATTCAGTCTTACAGTTGGAGAGTGCATCAGAGGCTGTCTATTATATATATCAG ACATTACAAGACTGTGAAGATACTCTATCGTCATTCAGAGAGGCAACTCCCAGCGAGGGTACAGAACCAAAAGGCAAAACAGTCCGGGTTCTTCCTGATGCTGATAAATGCATCAAAGGCTTGCGGAAGGATTTTCATGACAAAATGGTCGATGACTTGAACACTTCACATGTGCTGACAGGTGCATTTCAGGATGCCTTGAAGTTCATAAACAATCACACGAATGCTCTTAAG AAGAAGCAACAGAAGCAACGACAATCAGCAATAATTCAATCCCTTAGTGAGATAGAGAAAGAAGTAAAGGATGTTTTAGATATTCTGGGTTTGCTGCCCCCTCTCACTTCTTCTGAG ATTCTGCAGCAGTTGAAAGGCAAGGCATTGATCAGGGCTGATTTGACAGAAGAGCAATTATCGTGTCTGATCGAGGAAAGAAGTTCGGCCAGACGAGAGAAGGATTTTGCAAAAACTGATCGAATCAGGGCCGACTTAACTGCAAAGGGGATTGCGCTCATGGATGTCGGAACGGAAACTATTTGGAGACCGTGCGTTCCTGTTGAGCAGGAGGAGAAATTGCCCAGCTGA